In bacterium, the DNA window CACTTCACGCGTACAGGCAATTGCGCGACACCGATCAAGGATGCCATGTCATTCATCGACTCACCCGCAGGCTCTTCGCCTTCACGTATAAGGTGGCGGAATTGGCTTATCCGCTCCTGCACTTCCTCAATGGTCCGACCCTTTAGGTCTTCCGTGAGCATGGAAGCACTCGCCATGGAAATCGCACATCCGTTGCCTTCGAATGTGATGTCGCTCACCAAGCCGTTCTCGAGCCTCAAATGCAAGACGATTTCATCACCACACAAAGGGTTCTTGCCTTCGACACTGATCGTTTCATCAGGCAACTTCCCTTTATTCCGTGGAAGGCGATAGTGATCAAGCAGGATGTCACTATAGAGATCGTTCATACCAGGACTTTTCGTGCCACGCGCAAGCCGTCTATCAGCGCGTCAACATCATCTGATGAATTGTAGAGATAGAAACTTGCCCGTGCAGTTGCCGAAACGTCCAGCCAGCGCATTAACGGCTGACAGCAGTGGTGTCCGGCACGTATAGCAATTCCTTCGCGATCGAGGAGACCCGCGAGGTCGTGAGGATGAATACCCTTAACATTGAAAGAGACAACCGCTCCCCTTTGTGTGCCGGGACCGTACACCGTGACATCCGGTTCACGACTCAATTTGTCAAGCGTCAGACTGGTCAACAGGTGATCTGCTTGGGCAATTCGTTCCATGCCAATTCTGCTAAGGTATCGAACGGCCTCGGCAAGACTGATTGCTTCCGCGATCGCAGGTGTACCCGCCTCAAATTTGTACGGCAAGTCATTCCAAGTCGCATGATCGAGGTACACATCGCGGATCATCTCACCGCCAGTCAGGAACGGATCCATGTCCTGAAGAATTTCCGGTCGACCATAAAGAACACCGATTCCTGTTGGACCCAGCATCTTGTGGCCCGAGAATGCGTAGAAATCCGGGTT includes these proteins:
- a CDS encoding SUF system NifU family Fe-S cluster assembly protein, which translates into the protein MNDLYSDILLDHYRLPRNKGKLPDETISVEGKNPLCGDEIVLHLRLENGLVSDITFEGNGCAISMASASMLTEDLKGRTIEEVQERISQFRHLIREGEEPAGESMNDMASLIGVAQLPVRVKCATLAWTTMEEAVNQITKK